Proteins encoded within one genomic window of Kibdelosporangium phytohabitans:
- a CDS encoding GNAT family N-acetyltransferase, producing MGNIDVRPATSHDAPQVAEIWYHGWRDGHLGNVPDDLAEARSEESFRERAGQRVEDTTVATADGTVAGFVMVVGDEVEQVYVSAGHRGTGIAAALLAEAENQVARNGHSQAFLVVVPGNARARRFYERNGWTDDGLFDHHAAGIVFPAHRYVKPLVQ from the coding sequence ATGGGGAACATAGACGTACGGCCCGCCACCTCGCACGACGCACCACAGGTCGCGGAGATCTGGTACCACGGCTGGCGGGACGGCCACCTCGGCAACGTGCCGGACGACCTGGCCGAGGCTCGTTCCGAGGAGTCGTTCCGGGAACGAGCGGGTCAGCGCGTCGAGGACACGACGGTGGCGACCGCGGACGGCACCGTGGCCGGTTTCGTCATGGTCGTCGGCGACGAGGTCGAGCAGGTCTACGTCTCAGCCGGGCACCGGGGCACCGGGATCGCGGCGGCGCTCCTCGCCGAAGCGGAGAACCAGGTCGCCCGCAACGGCCACAGCCAGGCGTTCCTCGTGGTCGTCCCCGGCAACGCACGCGCCCGCAGGTTCTACGAGCGCAACGGCTGGACCGACGACGGCCTGTTCGACCACCACGCGGCCGGGATCGTCTTCCCCGCCCACCGGTACGTCAAGCCACTAGTCCAGTAG
- a CDS encoding DUF6010 family protein, whose translation MTHTLALNGRFARHYAEMVVAMVAGMLLFGPLWSISLGWWSTLARPDVSALVMATNMTVGMSIWMRVRGHGWAPIAEMGAAMYVPFLVLFVPYWLDVISADALMIGGHVLMLPAMFAVMLLRRSEYTVHHHGPAPSSGRAMTALKHRWPTWLALLMTIESWFTPLYPPAIALMVLPTAYLAIGAYRKRLREPGVLGVQLAGFGVYLVLVGVALAVPDDVAKYLIGAGWLLHGAWDYVHHRYDKVVPRAFSEWCGVLDVVVGLTIILLV comes from the coding sequence ATGACTCACACCCTGGCTCTCAACGGGCGGTTCGCCCGGCACTACGCGGAAATGGTCGTCGCGATGGTCGCGGGGATGCTCCTGTTCGGTCCGCTGTGGAGCATTTCGCTCGGCTGGTGGAGCACTCTGGCGCGCCCGGACGTCAGCGCCCTGGTGATGGCCACGAACATGACTGTCGGTATGTCGATATGGATGCGTGTCCGCGGGCACGGCTGGGCGCCCATCGCCGAGATGGGCGCCGCCATGTACGTGCCTTTCCTGGTTCTGTTCGTGCCTTACTGGCTGGACGTGATCTCGGCTGATGCCCTGATGATCGGCGGGCACGTCCTGATGCTGCCCGCGATGTTCGCCGTCATGCTCCTGCGGCGCTCCGAGTACACCGTGCACCACCACGGACCGGCGCCTTCGTCAGGCAGGGCGATGACCGCGTTGAAACACCGGTGGCCGACGTGGCTCGCGTTGCTGATGACGATCGAAAGCTGGTTCACGCCGCTGTACCCGCCTGCGATCGCCCTGATGGTCCTGCCGACCGCGTACCTGGCGATCGGCGCGTACCGCAAGCGTTTGCGTGAACCGGGTGTGCTGGGCGTCCAACTCGCCGGATTCGGTGTGTACCTGGTGCTTGTCGGAGTCGCGCTGGCCGTGCCGGATGACGTGGCCAAGTACCTGATCGGCGCGGGCTGGCTACTGCACGGTGCGTGGGACTACGTCCACCACCGTTACGACAAGGTCGTGCCGCGCGCGTTCTCCGAGTGGTGTGGTGTGCTGGATGTCGTCGTCGGACTCACGATCATCCTGCTGGTGTGA